From Pseudomonas sp. CCI4.2, one genomic window encodes:
- a CDS encoding TOBE domain-containing protein: protein MKVSARNVFKGTVSQVQEGAVNAEVVLALPGGNQLVAVVTMESLKSLGIAVGKEAVALIKAPWVMLMTESSDIRLSARNCLEGTVTSVTDGAVNAEVVIKLDGGSEVFSIVTRQAVVDLGLVPGVSATAVIKASHIILGVPA from the coding sequence ATGAAAGTCAGCGCACGTAACGTATTCAAAGGAACCGTCAGCCAGGTACAGGAAGGTGCCGTGAATGCCGAGGTGGTGTTGGCGCTGCCGGGTGGCAACCAACTGGTGGCCGTGGTCACCATGGAAAGTCTGAAAAGTCTGGGCATCGCTGTCGGCAAAGAGGCGGTGGCGCTGATCAAAGCGCCGTGGGTGATGTTGATGACTGAATCCAGCGACATTCGCCTGTCAGCCCGTAACTGCCTGGAAGGCACAGTCACTAGCGTCACTGACGGCGCGGTGAACGCCGAAGTGGTGATTAAACTGGACGGCGGCAGCGAAGTCTTCTCCATCGTCACCCGCCAAGCGGTGGTCGATCTCGGTCTGGTCCCAGGCGTCAGCGCCACCGCCGTGATCAAAGCTTCCCACATCATTTTGGGTGTGCCAGCTTAA
- a CDS encoding M24 family metallopeptidase: MTAINAKEAVGERYDIESMKHAQQMTWRAIEQMGLSIKPGMRESEARELSKKILADLDTQRIWHPLLIRFGANTLKTFKQPSEGDPVLGEDDIFFVDMGAVWQGHEGDAGDTFTTGSDPEMAACAAAAKDLFTRVEHYWTTHQTAGRKLYTFAQEQATEMGWVLNLDIKGHRVSDFPHAIYRGGNLGDFETTPGAGLWILEIQIAHPSKPYGAFFEDLLV, from the coding sequence ATGACCGCTATAAATGCAAAAGAAGCCGTTGGCGAGCGCTACGATATTGAGTCCATGAAGCACGCACAGCAAATGACTTGGCGGGCAATCGAGCAAATGGGCCTGTCGATCAAACCCGGTATGCGCGAATCCGAAGCACGGGAGTTGAGCAAAAAAATTCTCGCCGACCTGGACACCCAACGCATCTGGCACCCGCTGCTGATTCGTTTTGGTGCCAACACCTTGAAGACATTCAAGCAGCCGTCCGAAGGTGATCCGGTATTGGGCGAAGACGACATTTTTTTTGTCGACATGGGCGCGGTCTGGCAAGGGCATGAAGGCGATGCCGGCGACACCTTTACCACCGGCAGCGACCCTGAAATGGCAGCCTGTGCCGCCGCCGCAAAAGACTTGTTCACGCGTGTCGAACACTACTGGACAACTCACCAAACGGCGGGCCGGAAGCTCTACACATTCGCCCAGGAACAGGCGACCGAGATGGGGTGGGTGTTGAATCTGGACATCAAGGGGCATCGCGTCAGTGACTTCCCCCACGCCATTTATCGGGGCGGGAACCTGGGTGATTTTGAGACCACTCCCGGCGCCGGGTTGTGGATTCTGGAAATCCAGATCGCCCATCCGAGCAAACCCTACGGCGCCTTTTTCGAAGACTTGTTGGTATAG
- a CDS encoding HpcH/HpaI aldolase family protein, whose translation MIRTSPVFSRLKHGENIYGLLNSVPSPLLCEMIAFAGYHFVILDMEHLLRSEEDLMHCLRACEAAGISAWLRIPDIDTKLIGRALDAGVEAIVLPRVESADDVARALDAAYFPPRGKRGISGGRITGFGRMPLPDYVDLANQQSPIVPMIESVAGLRALPEILALPGVGMVLEGALDLALDMQVGPEPLHPDVWLALQAMADACAVAEVPFCANPRTPEQHAFWCNRGIRSFLAGEDRGLLHNALKARLSSLQSSN comes from the coding sequence GTGATTAGGACGTCACCTGTTTTTTCCCGTCTAAAACACGGCGAAAACATCTACGGATTACTAAATTCCGTACCCTCTCCCCTCCTGTGCGAAATGATCGCTTTTGCCGGCTATCACTTCGTCATTCTCGACATGGAACACCTGCTACGCAGCGAAGAAGATCTGATGCATTGTTTGCGAGCCTGTGAAGCCGCGGGCATCTCGGCTTGGCTGCGCATTCCGGACATCGACACCAAACTGATAGGCCGTGCGCTGGATGCGGGCGTTGAAGCCATTGTGCTGCCTCGGGTTGAAAGTGCAGACGACGTGGCCCGTGCCCTCGATGCTGCGTATTTCCCACCACGGGGCAAACGCGGTATCAGCGGTGGGCGGATCACCGGTTTCGGGCGCATGCCGTTACCGGATTACGTTGACCTGGCCAACCAGCAAAGCCCCATCGTACCCATGATTGAATCAGTTGCCGGGCTGCGGGCACTGCCTGAAATTCTGGCACTGCCTGGCGTCGGCATGGTGCTGGAAGGCGCACTTGATCTAGCCCTCGACATGCAGGTAGGCCCGGAGCCTTTGCACCCGGATGTTTGGCTGGCACTCCAGGCGATGGCCGATGCCTGCGCCGTCGCCGAAGTCCCCTTTTGCGCAAACCCGCGCACGCCCGAACAGCACGCCTTTTGGTGTAACCGGGGTATCCGCAGCTTTCTCGCCGGCGAAGACCGCGGCTTGCTGCATAACGCCCTGAAAGCGCGTCTGAGCAGTCTTCAATCCTCTAACTGA
- a CDS encoding TonB-dependent siderophore receptor, with the protein MKTTNCLFAFPFSLISLSVCQIALADEQNAEISLAPITIKGDVLGTASDPEVRTYSGSRSVIDAADLRKGSVRGIDDALQRVPGIKIFDETGTGALPQISVRGLYESRSGRIQALSDGIPLALAPYGQTGLSLFPMTLATIDRVDIVRGGAAVQYGPNNGGGVINFISAPIPREMQTTISERTTFSAGGHQLFDTYLGTGGYLTDNFGLQLDLNTINGEYGREHSDTDIQNYRLRGQWNIDDDHDFSFGVQHYKADMDLAGALSVKDYKDDSRQSTRPLDRFEGDTDRVWGTYTQQLGAMGPFDSVQFSWTNFAHNSYRNFVVGLPFTPDGTAVTKQDGPRDFKVWGSEPRLSMTIDGDTVGQTWLLGARYVSEDIDYRVDRQALNTGVTSVFRDWKFNDEAKAAYLSNAISLFDRRLTITPGIRYENARMDYSDSVTGFTHSNLAEEWLPGLTVGFQATDDWYVYANAQRSLRPPQVTQIVKEGAVGAEIAWNYETGVRYTPWKGLRVDVGLYRIDFDDQIEYNATTDRYVNLGSTRHQGIETELFWTPSVTPNLDLHASYAYLDAKQRTGDNKGNEVPFASKNQFNAEARYRFAEHWTYSLDGLYVSSAFTDAANSVAENASASVGRLPSYVVFNTALEREFKLDDKSVLTASAGISNLFNREYYFRGIDTSPWGRQPAPERALTLGANYRF; encoded by the coding sequence ATGAAAACAACAAACTGTCTGTTTGCGTTTCCCTTCAGCCTGATTTCCTTGAGCGTCTGCCAAATAGCTCTGGCGGATGAGCAAAATGCTGAGATTTCCCTGGCCCCCATTACCATCAAAGGTGATGTACTTGGCACCGCCAGCGACCCTGAGGTGCGCACCTACTCTGGCAGCCGAAGTGTGATTGACGCCGCCGATTTGAGAAAAGGCAGCGTGCGCGGTATCGACGATGCCTTGCAGCGGGTGCCGGGCATCAAGATTTTCGATGAAACCGGCACCGGGGCGCTGCCGCAGATTTCCGTTCGTGGTTTGTACGAAAGCCGCAGTGGACGTATTCAAGCCCTGTCCGACGGCATCCCATTGGCCTTGGCGCCCTATGGTCAGACCGGGTTGTCGCTGTTTCCCATGACCCTGGCAACCATCGACAGGGTAGATATCGTGCGCGGTGGAGCGGCCGTGCAATACGGTCCGAACAACGGCGGTGGGGTGATCAACTTCATCAGCGCGCCGATTCCCCGCGAGATGCAAACCACGATCTCCGAGCGCACCACGTTTTCAGCGGGTGGGCATCAACTGTTCGATACCTACTTGGGCACCGGCGGTTATCTGACCGATAACTTTGGTCTGCAACTGGACCTCAACACCATTAACGGCGAGTACGGCCGCGAACATTCAGACACCGACATTCAGAACTATCGACTGCGCGGGCAGTGGAACATCGATGACGATCACGACTTCAGTTTCGGTGTTCAACACTACAAAGCTGACATGGACCTTGCCGGCGCCTTGAGCGTCAAGGACTACAAAGACGATTCGCGTCAATCGACTCGACCGCTGGACCGTTTCGAAGGCGACACCGACCGGGTCTGGGGGACTTACACTCAGCAACTGGGCGCGATGGGCCCATTCGATTCCGTGCAGTTCAGCTGGACCAACTTTGCCCACAACAGTTACCGCAATTTTGTTGTCGGCTTGCCGTTCACCCCGGATGGCACGGCGGTGACCAAGCAAGATGGCCCGCGTGACTTCAAGGTCTGGGGCAGTGAACCGCGCTTGAGCATGACTATCGACGGCGATACGGTTGGTCAAACCTGGTTGTTGGGCGCACGTTATGTCAGTGAAGATATCGACTATCGGGTAGACCGTCAGGCCCTCAATACGGGCGTGACCAGCGTGTTCCGCGATTGGAAATTCAACGACGAAGCCAAAGCCGCCTACCTGAGTAACGCCATTAGCCTGTTTGATCGTCGCCTGACCATTACACCCGGGATTCGCTACGAAAATGCGCGGATGGACTACAGCGACAGCGTGACCGGATTCACCCATAGCAACCTGGCCGAAGAATGGTTACCAGGGCTGACGGTGGGTTTTCAGGCGACCGACGATTGGTACGTGTACGCCAACGCCCAGCGGTCACTGCGTCCGCCGCAAGTCACCCAGATTGTCAAAGAAGGGGCCGTGGGTGCGGAGATTGCCTGGAACTACGAGACCGGCGTGCGCTACACCCCATGGAAAGGACTGCGGGTTGATGTGGGCCTGTACCGTATCGATTTCGATGACCAGATCGAATACAACGCCACCACCGATCGCTACGTGAACCTCGGCAGCACCCGTCACCAAGGGATTGAAACGGAGTTGTTCTGGACCCCAAGCGTGACGCCCAACCTGGACCTGCATGCGAGCTATGCGTACTTGGACGCCAAGCAGCGCACGGGCGACAACAAAGGCAACGAAGTACCGTTTGCCTCGAAAAATCAATTCAATGCCGAAGCGCGGTACCGCTTCGCCGAGCATTGGACCTACAGCCTGGACGGCCTCTATGTCAGCAGTGCCTTCACCGACGCCGCCAACAGCGTCGCAGAAAATGCGTCCGCCTCGGTCGGTAGACTTCCGTCCTATGTGGTCTTCAACACCGCACTGGAACGCGAATTCAAGCTGGATGACAAAAGCGTACTGACCGCATCAGCCGGCATCAGCAACCTGTTCAACCGCGAGTACTACTTCCGCGGCATCGACACCAGCCCGTGGGGTCGACAGCCAGCCCCGGAGCGCGCCCTCACCCTTGGCGCCAATTACCGCTTCTAA
- a CDS encoding siderophore biosynthesis protein PvsA produces MQSPLVILSHVPHAAITEGFLTAARARGLPVVLISDHAQEHRRVLAACDTPAHDLQILECDVFNPLAVIELINAHGLRPVAVFSNSDHLQTATALVAEALKVPGKDWRLCYSAKNKAVMRERMLDLGLPGPWFQVLTAGSAVPTDAPFPLVVKPTQGVASLDVRLCNSAHELSDYCNRFWEQQPGRALLLEAYMEGPLFTLETLGDQRRFQAIGGFDVTLSPPPHFVELSARWNGPLSKAHRANALAQVSAFGIQFGVCHSEFILTADGPMLVEINYRSIGDGREFLLDRLLPQGWFDRILGIHLGEKLLDAEPVHAQALVHYVVADTPGRLQQAPASFSDLQDSHWRDYRALREVGDEIQLSHSNKDYLGVLRMISPDATSLDARFAAALDDLRWVMA; encoded by the coding sequence ATGCAATCTCCACTCGTCATTCTCAGCCATGTGCCTCATGCCGCGATCACCGAAGGTTTCTTGACTGCCGCCCGCGCACGCGGCTTACCGGTGGTGTTGATCAGCGATCATGCCCAAGAGCATAGGCGGGTGCTGGCCGCGTGCGACACGCCAGCGCACGATCTGCAAATCCTCGAATGCGACGTGTTTAATCCGTTGGCGGTGATCGAGCTGATCAACGCGCACGGCCTACGCCCGGTGGCCGTATTTTCCAACAGCGATCATTTGCAGACCGCCACCGCCTTGGTAGCCGAGGCCCTTAAGGTGCCAGGTAAAGACTGGCGGCTTTGTTATTCGGCAAAAAACAAAGCCGTCATGCGTGAACGAATGCTTGACCTAGGCTTACCCGGCCCTTGGTTTCAGGTGCTGACGGCAGGCAGTGCCGTGCCCACCGACGCGCCCTTTCCGCTGGTAGTAAAACCCACTCAGGGAGTGGCCAGCCTGGACGTGCGCTTATGCAACAGCGCCCATGAGCTTTCGGATTACTGCAACCGGTTCTGGGAGCAACAACCCGGTCGGGCATTGTTGCTGGAGGCCTACATGGAAGGCCCGCTGTTCACCCTCGAAACCCTCGGTGATCAGCGGCGTTTTCAGGCCATTGGCGGTTTTGATGTCACCCTCTCGCCTCCACCGCATTTTGTCGAGTTATCCGCACGCTGGAATGGTCCACTGAGCAAAGCTCATCGAGCCAATGCGCTGGCGCAGGTATCTGCCTTCGGCATCCAATTTGGCGTATGCCACAGTGAATTCATCCTCACTGCCGACGGACCCATGCTGGTAGAAATCAATTACCGCAGCATCGGAGATGGCCGCGAATTCCTTCTCGACCGCTTGCTGCCACAAGGTTGGTTCGACCGCATTCTTGGTATTCACCTCGGCGAGAAACTGCTCGATGCCGAGCCGGTTCACGCCCAAGCGCTTGTTCACTATGTGGTCGCCGACACACCCGGGCGCCTGCAGCAGGCACCCGCCAGCTTCAGTGATCTGCAAGACAGCCACTGGCGCGATTACCGGGCCTTGCGAGAAGTGGGCGACGAGATTCAGCTCAGCCATTCAAATAAGGATTATCTGGGTGTTTTGCGCATGATTTCGCCTGACGCTACCAGCCTCGATGCCCGCTTCGCCGCCGCGCTGGATGACCTGCGCTGGGTGATGGCATGA
- a CDS encoding IucA/IucC family protein, producing the protein MSTLPLDADQAAISQRIIDCCLREDIRGLLSQGQVQTLPGELRPIWPETISEHWLRIRHLSAAQLWLPVHPFAPLQAWSTSSPAWICRQDGQTFIEHGYRRWLEHLGNGLDADSLELFAAYKEEADCAVQHRRLCQVAYQEHAPALGAILDHPSWAQRLIGIDQLASYLDHPFYPTARAKSGFDRAALERYAPEFAPRFSLNWLAVPKTAMTTSSPPPTHWPSFVELGLKQSLNVSHHLMPVHPLTWHALEQYGLPEGTIKAPLSAMEVEPTLSVRTVMCVEHPHWHLKLPLLVTTLGARNLRLIKPSTLYDGYWFQITLQALAQRDPQLGKRYLHVDEEHGGHADESHHLAYIARHYPAQLGTTTLVPVAALASPLADGRLFVEPLIEHFYAGSMQHWLDDYLDLLLQVHLRLWQGYGIALEANQQNAVLIFEAGRPLRLLMKDNDAARLWPERFAAACPDLAQRPLQLLDERICVNDPQALAEMFCTITLQLNIVAVLEAIIGAGLAPREALYTTLRLRLLGCLEQLEDEGTDCSQARRCLLDSPTLPVKYLLSAGSLFSKTHSGAQDINKFYGYSAANFLLEGSSCAAD; encoded by the coding sequence ATGAGCACCTTGCCCCTCGACGCCGATCAAGCAGCCATCAGTCAGCGCATCATTGATTGCTGCCTGAGGGAAGACATTCGCGGGCTACTGAGCCAAGGTCAGGTGCAGACCTTGCCTGGCGAATTGCGCCCAATATGGCCCGAGACAATCAGTGAGCACTGGCTGCGTATCAGGCATTTGAGCGCTGCGCAATTGTGGCTACCGGTTCACCCCTTCGCGCCTTTACAAGCCTGGAGCACCTCCAGCCCTGCATGGATTTGCCGGCAGGACGGGCAGACGTTTATCGAGCACGGCTATCGACGCTGGCTCGAGCACTTGGGCAACGGGCTGGACGCTGACAGCCTTGAGTTGTTTGCAGCCTATAAAGAAGAAGCGGATTGCGCCGTGCAGCATCGCCGCCTGTGCCAAGTCGCTTATCAAGAACATGCCCCCGCGCTGGGCGCCATTCTTGACCATCCCTCCTGGGCACAACGGTTGATCGGGATCGATCAGTTGGCGAGCTACCTGGACCACCCCTTTTATCCCACCGCACGGGCAAAGAGTGGCTTTGACCGCGCAGCACTTGAACGCTATGCGCCGGAATTTGCACCGCGTTTCTCGCTGAACTGGCTAGCGGTGCCTAAAACGGCCATGACGACCAGCAGCCCACCGCCCACGCACTGGCCCAGTTTTGTCGAACTGGGCCTCAAGCAAAGTCTTAACGTAAGTCACCACTTGATGCCGGTGCATCCGCTGACGTGGCACGCGCTGGAACAGTACGGGCTTCCCGAGGGCACGATAAAGGCACCGCTCAGCGCCATGGAGGTCGAGCCCACGCTGTCGGTACGCACCGTGATGTGCGTCGAGCACCCCCACTGGCATCTCAAGTTACCGTTATTGGTCACCACACTGGGTGCGCGCAATCTGCGCTTGATCAAGCCCAGCACGTTGTACGACGGTTATTGGTTCCAGATCACCCTGCAGGCATTGGCGCAGCGGGATCCACAACTGGGCAAACGCTACTTGCACGTCGACGAAGAACATGGCGGCCATGCCGACGAAAGCCATCATCTGGCGTACATCGCCCGTCACTACCCCGCACAACTGGGGACGACTACCTTGGTGCCGGTCGCCGCATTGGCGAGTCCACTGGCAGACGGCCGACTGTTTGTTGAGCCGCTGATTGAACACTTCTACGCAGGTTCAATGCAGCATTGGCTCGACGACTATCTCGACCTGCTGTTACAGGTGCACTTGCGCCTATGGCAGGGTTACGGGATTGCCCTGGAGGCCAATCAACAAAATGCGGTACTGATTTTCGAAGCCGGACGCCCGCTACGCCTGCTAATGAAAGACAACGACGCCGCTCGCCTCTGGCCCGAACGCTTTGCAGCCGCGTGCCCGGATCTTGCGCAACGCCCTTTGCAATTGCTCGACGAGCGCATTTGTGTCAACGATCCGCAGGCGCTGGCCGAGATGTTCTGCACCATCACGTTGCAGTTGAACATTGTTGCCGTGCTCGAAGCGATCATTGGCGCAGGCCTGGCACCACGCGAAGCGCTCTACACAACCTTACGCCTGCGCCTGCTGGGCTGCCTTGAACAGCTGGAAGATGAAGGTACCGATTGCTCGCAGGCTCGACGCTGCTTGCTGGACAGCCCTACGCTGCCGGTGAAATACCTGCTGAGTGCTGGCAGTTTGTTTAGCAAAACTCACTCCGGCGCCCAAGACATCAACAAGTTTTACGGTTATAGCGCAGCAAACTTCTTACTGGAGGGAAGTTCATGCGCCGCAGATTGA
- a CDS encoding MFS transporter has translation MRRRLIASVLLGHYLSAFTALGIPLYLPRILADLAPNTPGWSIGVLFVLPTLCTALAAPLWGRWADRRGCRLSLLRAHAGLFAGFLLAGFSTNLPMFVLALMIQGTFGGAMAASNAYLSTQFKDGDLSRALNWTQYSARLAMISGPILLGLLTTQGLGLELYRYLVWLPLLAFVMILPLPADTPRQTVRAANAADSLSQLPTDLPRLLTVQFLFSFAMVVTFPYFVPYGEALGIGNDAVIGLLYSLPHLVYLFALPWVQRHTANLLLPGLGLLAVSNALQFWSTQAEPLFALRLLSGVGMLLSFVGLHRCLSLRSRQGSAGRLFGWFDASGKWAGTAAGVTAGWVSQTCGIASPFLVACLAAVAAMAVARPLLMTSREIPA, from the coding sequence ATGCGCCGCAGATTGATCGCCAGTGTCCTGCTCGGCCATTACCTGTCGGCGTTTACCGCCCTTGGCATTCCCCTGTACTTACCTCGTATCCTTGCCGATCTGGCGCCTAACACGCCGGGGTGGAGCATTGGCGTGCTGTTTGTACTTCCCACCTTGTGTACGGCGTTGGCCGCGCCGCTTTGGGGGCGATGGGCAGATCGACGTGGTTGCCGGCTGTCGCTGCTGCGGGCCCATGCCGGTTTGTTTGCAGGCTTTTTATTAGCGGGGTTCAGCACCAACCTGCCCATGTTCGTGCTGGCACTGATGATTCAAGGCACCTTTGGCGGGGCGATGGCCGCCTCGAATGCGTATCTGTCGACCCAGTTTAAAGACGGCGACCTGTCGCGTGCCCTCAACTGGACGCAGTACTCGGCCCGTTTGGCGATGATCAGCGGCCCTATTCTATTAGGCCTGTTGACGACCCAAGGATTGGGCTTGGAGTTATACCGGTATTTGGTTTGGCTACCGCTGTTGGCGTTTGTGATGATCTTGCCTCTGCCGGCCGATACCCCGCGCCAAACAGTGCGTGCAGCGAACGCTGCAGATTCTCTGAGTCAATTGCCAACCGACCTGCCGCGCCTGCTAACGGTGCAGTTCCTTTTCAGTTTCGCCATGGTGGTGACGTTTCCCTATTTCGTCCCATACGGCGAAGCATTGGGCATTGGCAACGATGCGGTGATCGGTTTGCTCTACAGCCTGCCGCATCTGGTTTATCTGTTTGCCCTGCCGTGGGTCCAGCGGCATACCGCCAACCTGCTGCTGCCTGGGCTGGGCTTGCTTGCTGTCAGCAATGCCCTGCAATTCTGGAGCACTCAGGCTGAACCGTTGTTCGCCCTGCGGCTACTCAGCGGCGTCGGCATGCTGTTGAGCTTCGTCGGTTTGCATCGCTGCTTGAGCCTGCGCAGTCGCCAAGGCAGCGCCGGCCGTCTGTTCGGCTGGTTTGACGCCAGCGGAAAATGGGCCGGCACCGCCGCAGGTGTCACCGCCGGATGGGTCAGCCAGACCTGCGGCATCGCATCACCCTTCCTCGTTGCTTGTCTGGCCGCGGTCGCTGCAATGGCTGTGGCCCGCCCCCTACTTATGACCTCGCGGGAGATTCCAGCATGA
- a CDS encoding IucA/IucC family protein, with protein MTLALTNASLHEHALDGEAERHAIECLLNCYLREYALPRNEASLDDRTQDLPMSLRQHNGQCISIRLPSGRLAVRVDRASALGRCHFVSAPYFKGSAQSWHPLTATELARLLCVPLSKPERVGEMLQQVDNSLQITRTFLRHATHYSPRPKDSLLNSEQHQIWGHALHPTPKSREGISQAALLACSPEVGACFELHWFRVDPALIQHQGDDPRATLQHLNGGRADLYPCHPWEVERILADPLVKRAQQKGLLEYLGPQGIALYPTSSVRTLYHPDLAYFLKFSMHVRLTNCVRKNAWYELDSAVALTRLLAPVMAELATTMPDFLLMPEPAATTLDLSAFGTLEQAREVTECFGILYRQNLDEATRTRYQPQVAMALFTWDLQGRSVCQRLVEQCSKQLGINQAEATLRWLDGYARQLLGGVMQCLFRQGVVLEPHLQNTVIGFDNDGLPCRVWIRDLEGTKLVASHWPAERLGELNERTRASLYYDQDKAWQRVAYCALVNNLGEAIFHLACADSVVESRLWSLIGTLLETQQALLDNPSQLRDLCAGAPLPSKENFMTRLMMRADREAGYTALPNPLVSITTKVIA; from the coding sequence ATGACCCTTGCTCTGACGAATGCTTCATTGCATGAACACGCACTCGATGGTGAGGCTGAACGCCATGCCATTGAATGCCTACTCAACTGTTACCTGCGCGAATACGCCTTGCCACGTAACGAAGCGAGCCTTGATGACCGCACTCAAGACCTGCCGATGAGCCTGCGACAGCATAATGGCCAATGCATCAGCATCCGCTTGCCCAGCGGTCGCCTCGCGGTACGGGTCGACCGCGCCAGTGCATTGGGCCGCTGCCACTTTGTCAGCGCCCCCTACTTTAAGGGCAGTGCTCAAAGCTGGCATCCCCTGACCGCCACTGAATTGGCCCGGCTACTGTGCGTGCCCTTAAGCAAGCCAGAACGGGTGGGTGAAATGCTGCAGCAGGTCGATAACAGCCTGCAAATCACCCGCACCTTCCTTCGGCACGCCACGCATTACTCGCCGAGACCGAAAGACAGTCTGTTGAACTCCGAACAACACCAGATATGGGGCCACGCCCTTCACCCTACCCCGAAGAGCCGCGAAGGTATTTCGCAAGCAGCCCTGTTGGCGTGCTCACCGGAAGTGGGCGCATGCTTCGAACTGCACTGGTTTCGTGTTGACCCGGCGCTGATCCAGCATCAAGGCGACGACCCACGCGCCACCCTGCAACACCTGAATGGCGGGCGAGCCGATCTTTACCCGTGCCATCCTTGGGAAGTCGAACGCATCCTCGCCGATCCGCTGGTCAAACGTGCGCAACAAAAAGGGCTGCTGGAATACCTCGGGCCGCAAGGGATAGCGTTGTACCCAACGTCCTCGGTGCGCACTCTTTACCATCCGGACCTGGCGTATTTCCTCAAGTTTTCGATGCATGTGCGCCTGACCAATTGCGTGCGTAAAAACGCATGGTACGAGCTGGACAGCGCGGTGGCCTTGACTCGACTACTTGCCCCGGTCATGGCCGAACTCGCCACTACAATGCCCGATTTTTTGCTGATGCCAGAACCCGCCGCCACTACCCTTGACCTCAGCGCATTTGGCACGCTTGAGCAGGCCCGGGAAGTGACTGAATGCTTCGGCATTCTTTACCGTCAAAACCTTGATGAAGCCACCCGCACACGCTACCAACCACAAGTCGCCATGGCGCTGTTCACCTGGGATTTACAAGGTCGCAGTGTTTGCCAACGCCTGGTTGAACAGTGTTCCAAACAACTCGGTATCAACCAGGCCGAAGCCACGCTGCGCTGGCTGGATGGTTACGCTCGGCAACTGCTCGGCGGCGTCATGCAGTGTTTATTTCGTCAGGGTGTGGTGCTGGAGCCGCACTTGCAAAATACAGTCATTGGTTTCGACAACGACGGCCTGCCTTGCCGCGTCTGGATTCGTGACCTGGAGGGCACCAAACTCGTTGCGAGCCATTGGCCCGCTGAACGTCTCGGCGAGCTAAACGAGCGCACTCGCGCCTCCCTTTACTACGACCAGGACAAGGCGTGGCAGCGGGTGGCTTATTGCGCGCTGGTGAACAATTTGGGCGAGGCTATCTTCCACCTGGCCTGTGCCGATTCGGTAGTGGAAAGCCGTCTGTGGTCACTCATCGGCACGCTCTTGGAAACGCAACAGGCACTGCTCGATAACCCTTCGCAACTGCGTGACTTATGCGCAGGAGCGCCGCTGCCCAGCAAGGAAAACTTCATGACCCGCCTAATGATGCGCGCTGACCGAGAGGCTGGTTATACCGCGTTACCCAATCCGCTGGTCAGTATCACAACGAAGGTCATTGCATGA